In a genomic window of Shouchella clausii:
- a CDS encoding ASCH domain-containing protein translates to MENRSAAALWQSFKSRSQNVPDHYEAWAFGDTEEMADELAELVLAGKKTATSSNYTLYELEQEPLPKVGQHHVLLNGKGEAVAVIVTTAVTVIPYNQVTEEHAFLEGEGDRSLAYWQDVHELFFTRELETQGLAFHPEIPVLCEQFKVVYRR, encoded by the coding sequence ATGGAAAATCGTTCAGCTGCAGCATTGTGGCAATCATTTAAAAGCCGTTCTCAAAATGTACCAGATCACTATGAAGCTTGGGCATTCGGTGATACGGAAGAAATGGCCGATGAGCTGGCCGAACTCGTACTAGCCGGGAAGAAAACAGCTACCTCTTCCAACTACACGTTGTATGAATTGGAGCAAGAACCGCTGCCAAAAGTTGGTCAGCATCATGTGCTGCTCAACGGCAAGGGGGAAGCTGTCGCTGTGATTGTGACAACGGCTGTCACGGTCATTCCCTACAATCAAGTGACAGAAGAACATGCTTTTTTGGAAGGAGAAGGAGACCGCTCCCTTGCTTATTGGCAAGATGTGCACGAACTGTTTTTTACTCGGGAGCTTGAAACTCAGGGGCTTGCCTTCCACCCTGAAATTCCGGTTTTATGCGAACAGTTTAAAGTCGTGTATCGGCGCTAA
- a CDS encoding Rrf2 family transcriptional regulator yields MAIQLTTYTDYALRALLYVGSLPDGERTQAKDIASVYNISLNHLQKVIHDLGKKGVLHTTRGKHGGIALAHKPVDINIGELVRELEDVQLVECFRDNNNCLISNSCKLKAALAKARHAFFQVLDQYSLADFLENKADLYVLFKNAGHEEPLTP; encoded by the coding sequence ATGGCGATTCAATTAACGACTTACACTGACTACGCGTTGAGAGCACTTCTCTATGTCGGCAGTTTGCCAGATGGCGAACGTACACAAGCGAAAGACATTGCCTCTGTCTACAACATTTCATTGAATCACCTACAAAAAGTCATCCACGACCTCGGCAAAAAAGGCGTGCTCCACACGACTCGCGGTAAACACGGTGGCATTGCCCTAGCCCACAAGCCTGTTGATATCAATATTGGCGAGTTGGTGCGCGAACTGGAAGATGTTCAACTTGTCGAATGCTTCCGTGACAACAACAACTGTCTAATTTCGAATAGCTGCAAATTAAAAGCAGCGCTAGCCAAAGCGCGGCATGCCTTTTTCCAGGTTCTTGACCAATATTCACTAGCTGATTTTCTCGAAAACAAGGCCGATTTGTATGTACTGTTCAAAAACGCTGGCCATGAAGAGCCACTCACACCTTAA
- a CDS encoding HIT family protein, whose translation MPLPIRKYEDEQTIAFLDIQPIRPGHMLVIPKRHREALYTLGEQEYIDVMKAVRLLSKQVNNTLRPKKVGVAIAGFDQAHLHVHIVPMHAYHDLTSSKYLDKSIAVAKEEELLTMKQLLAMNK comes from the coding sequence GTGCCATTGCCAATAAGGAAGTACGAAGACGAACAAACTATTGCTTTTCTAGATATTCAGCCAATTCGCCCAGGACATATGCTCGTCATTCCAAAAAGACATCGGGAAGCACTCTATACGCTGGGAGAACAGGAATATATCGATGTCATGAAAGCAGTCAGGCTTTTAAGTAAACAGGTGAATAATACACTCAGACCTAAGAAAGTCGGCGTTGCCATTGCCGGATTTGACCAAGCCCATCTTCATGTTCACATTGTCCCTATGCACGCGTACCACGATTTAACGTCGAGCAAGTATCTCGATAAAAGCATTGCTGTTGCGAAGGAAGAAGAGCTTCTAACGATGAAACAGCTGCTAGCTATGAACAAATAG
- a CDS encoding ABC transporter substrate-binding protein has product MKKRHLFVAASAFMLLAACNSSNDGNGQENTSEDGNSDTGSITVTDIQGEQTFTEPAKRVVALDWTYVENLLALGVQPVGVADVENYHKWVDIREELSDDVVDVGLRTEPNLEAIAQLEPDLIISANYRSENIEQELKDIAPMLIFDPYPEESKGITHYEEMETTFREMAKVLDKEAEGEAILAELDEKYEEGKEKIESMDLETRDFVLTMAYTDNQAPVFRLFNPNGMAPAILEKIGLNNAYDSGSFELYGYATTGVEELLSVEDANFLHIVQDDDGLFEEGLANNAVWNDLNFVKEGRVYALGGDTWPYGGPLSAMTLIDRTVEALDQ; this is encoded by the coding sequence ATGAAAAAGAGGCATTTGTTTGTCGCCGCCAGCGCGTTTATGTTATTAGCGGCATGTAATAGCAGCAACGATGGGAACGGACAAGAAAATACGTCAGAAGACGGCAATAGCGACACGGGTTCCATCACGGTTACAGACATACAAGGAGAGCAAACGTTTACAGAACCGGCTAAGCGTGTTGTTGCCCTTGACTGGACGTATGTAGAAAATTTATTGGCCCTTGGTGTCCAGCCAGTCGGAGTGGCTGACGTCGAAAATTACCATAAATGGGTAGATATCCGCGAAGAGCTTTCAGACGATGTCGTCGATGTAGGCTTGCGAACGGAGCCTAATTTGGAAGCTATTGCCCAATTAGAGCCAGACCTTATTATATCAGCAAATTATCGTTCTGAAAATATTGAACAGGAACTGAAAGACATTGCGCCAATGCTCATCTTTGATCCTTATCCTGAAGAAAGCAAAGGCATTACTCATTACGAAGAAATGGAAACGACATTCCGCGAAATGGCAAAAGTGTTAGACAAAGAGGCGGAAGGGGAAGCGATACTGGCTGAACTCGATGAAAAATATGAAGAAGGCAAGGAAAAAATCGAGTCTATGGACCTCGAGACGAGAGATTTCGTGTTGACGATGGCTTATACCGATAACCAGGCGCCTGTGTTCCGCTTATTCAATCCGAATGGAATGGCGCCAGCAATTTTAGAGAAAATTGGTTTAAACAATGCCTATGATTCAGGAAGCTTTGAGTTGTACGGGTACGCTACGACGGGGGTAGAGGAGCTGCTTTCAGTCGAGGACGCAAACTTCCTCCATATCGTCCAAGACGATGATGGCTTATTTGAGGAAGGGCTGGCAAACAATGCAGTATGGAATGATTTGAATTTTGTAAAGGAGGGCCGGGTTTATGCCCTTGGCGGTGACACGTGGCCGTACGGTGGCCCTCTGTCGGCAATGACGTTGATCGACCGCACCGTTGAAGCATTAGACCAGTAA
- the fhuB gene encoding Fe(3+)-hydroxamate ABC transporter permease FhuB produces the protein MNEQGKSVFYSFFLLIVGLSLLLVISGLHLTQGQAQFTLKELVLGLWEGDGRIQSVVLGVRMPRVAVGLLAGGALAMAGLVLQTLTKNPLASAGTLGINAGAYFMVVAAAVFLPGINSSYPFIVSFLGSALAALLVFSLAGRAMDPVRVALTGMIVSLLFAAVTSGLQLMFEQETNGLFLWGAGTLIQNDWSGFRFALPFIVCAGLLLLLLGKQFDLLLLGEEAAAGLGASIQRIKAAGWLLAIVLAAATVSVAGPIGFIGLMAPHIVRMLGIRGHRQQLIHAFVWGAFLLIAADVLARFIQPGSEIPVGAITALIGGPWLMYLAYRTGKRYKGQNQTLRGNRSKLSFPWLITSMVAVLLVVAIGALAFGGGSFYGFSEIVSGALFDTVTVQFRWPRVLVAFLVGALLALCGVLLQSVLRNPLGDPSILGITSGGGVGALSVIVLFPSLSFAWVPVGAATGAGLAIVVILLATKRSNWEPISLALMGVAVSAMGSGIIQILTVKAGVGVAPVLLWLAGSTYGMNWQDVWFLAFVLIALVPISYSFSRQLDVLALNQEVSVTLGLRIQLVRALVLLLAVGAGAAAVAVAGAISFIGLLAPHAARGIVGVKTRFVVPVSMLLGGILLVTADLLGRFVLYPKDIPSGLLVAIIGAPYLLYIMKKL, from the coding sequence ATGAATGAACAAGGCAAGAGCGTTTTTTATTCCTTTTTTCTTTTAATAGTAGGCCTTTCCTTGTTGTTGGTTATTTCCGGCCTTCATTTAACGCAAGGGCAAGCACAGTTTACACTAAAGGAGCTTGTGCTTGGTTTATGGGAAGGAGATGGCCGTATTCAAAGCGTCGTATTAGGCGTCCGCATGCCAAGGGTTGCTGTCGGTTTATTGGCTGGCGGCGCTTTGGCCATGGCCGGCCTCGTGCTGCAAACGCTGACGAAAAACCCACTTGCTTCGGCGGGGACGCTTGGAATTAATGCTGGGGCCTATTTTATGGTCGTAGCTGCAGCTGTTTTTTTGCCAGGCATAAATAGTTCGTACCCATTTATTGTGTCTTTTCTCGGCTCTGCATTAGCAGCGCTTCTTGTCTTCTCACTTGCTGGACGGGCAATGGATCCCGTCCGCGTTGCTTTGACGGGGATGATTGTCTCTCTTTTGTTTGCGGCAGTGACGAGCGGCTTGCAGCTTATGTTTGAGCAAGAGACGAACGGCTTGTTTTTATGGGGAGCAGGCACATTGATCCAGAATGACTGGTCTGGATTCCGGTTTGCACTCCCGTTCATCGTTTGTGCCGGCTTGCTTTTGCTTTTATTAGGAAAACAATTTGACTTATTGCTTTTAGGGGAAGAGGCTGCTGCTGGCCTTGGTGCATCTATCCAGCGGATCAAAGCAGCTGGATGGCTGTTGGCCATCGTGTTGGCAGCTGCGACAGTAAGCGTCGCTGGACCAATTGGCTTCATTGGCTTAATGGCGCCACACATTGTCCGGATGCTCGGCATTCGCGGCCATCGGCAGCAGCTCATCCATGCCTTTGTGTGGGGCGCCTTTTTGCTCATCGCTGCAGATGTATTGGCTCGGTTTATTCAGCCAGGAAGTGAAATCCCTGTTGGCGCGATCACTGCTTTAATAGGCGGACCATGGTTGATGTATTTAGCTTACCGGACAGGAAAACGCTATAAAGGGCAGAATCAGACGCTGCGTGGAAATCGAAGCAAGCTGTCGTTTCCTTGGTTGATTACAAGCATGGTGGCGGTTTTGCTTGTGGTGGCGATCGGTGCACTAGCGTTCGGCGGCGGTAGCTTTTACGGTTTTTCGGAAATAGTATCAGGGGCACTTTTCGATACAGTCACGGTGCAGTTTCGCTGGCCCCGGGTGCTTGTTGCCTTTCTCGTTGGTGCGTTGTTAGCCCTTTGCGGTGTTTTGCTGCAAAGTGTGCTCCGCAATCCACTTGGCGACCCGTCGATTTTGGGAATTACTTCTGGCGGCGGCGTCGGTGCCTTGTCTGTTATAGTGCTGTTTCCGTCACTATCGTTTGCCTGGGTGCCTGTAGGGGCAGCCACCGGTGCGGGATTGGCGATCGTTGTAATTCTGTTAGCGACGAAACGATCGAATTGGGAACCCATTTCTTTGGCGTTAATGGGCGTCGCCGTCTCAGCGATGGGGTCAGGCATCATTCAAATTTTAACTGTCAAGGCAGGAGTCGGCGTTGCGCCTGTCCTCCTCTGGTTGGCAGGAAGCACCTATGGGATGAATTGGCAGGATGTCTGGTTTCTCGCTTTCGTGCTGATCGCGCTCGTACCTATTTCTTACTCGTTTTCCCGTCAACTCGACGTTCTCGCCTTAAACCAAGAAGTATCGGTTACACTCGGTTTGCGTATTCAGCTTGTCCGTGCCCTCGTCTTGCTTTTGGCAGTTGGTGCTGGAGCGGCGGCGGTGGCCGTAGCAGGGGCAATTAGTTTTATCGGCCTTCTTGCTCCTCACGCTGCTAGGGGAATCGTTGGCGTCAAAACCCGTTTCGTTGTCCCTGTTTCCATGTTGCTAGGCGGGATTCTACTTGTGACAGCTGATTTGCTAGGCAGGTTTGTCCTTTATCCGAAAGACATTCCGTCTGGCTTGCTCGTTGCGATCATTGGCGCCCCTTATCTGTTATATATTATGAAAAAATTGTAG
- a CDS encoding ABC transporter ATP-binding protein → MSLVIKQVNKSYQSNDATKHVLKNVSFIAGENEFVCILGHSGCGKSTLLNLIAGFSRQDEGIIEVNGKPIEGPSKERGVVFQEHALFPWYTVIENIALGPILGGQPKAKALEMAFEYLVLVGLAECAGQYPSQLSGGMKQRVGIARALANKPRILLMDEPFGALDILTRETMRKELLSIWMQLQTTVLFVTHSISEAVHLADRILVMKDGEIKANIEVPLSRPRDEESTEFLRIAKDMQALLSADNQKLKALGG, encoded by the coding sequence TTGAGTTTAGTGATAAAACAAGTCAATAAATCGTACCAATCAAATGATGCAACAAAGCATGTCTTAAAAAACGTAAGCTTTATTGCAGGAGAAAATGAATTTGTGTGCATACTCGGCCATAGCGGTTGCGGCAAGTCGACATTGCTTAATTTGATTGCAGGGTTTTCTAGACAAGACGAGGGAATCATTGAAGTAAACGGAAAGCCAATTGAAGGTCCGAGTAAGGAACGAGGCGTGGTTTTTCAAGAACATGCTTTATTTCCTTGGTATACCGTGATTGAAAACATTGCACTTGGGCCGATTTTGGGAGGACAACCTAAGGCTAAAGCTTTGGAAATGGCTTTCGAATATTTAGTGCTTGTTGGGTTAGCAGAATGTGCAGGTCAATACCCAAGCCAACTGTCAGGCGGGATGAAACAAAGGGTTGGGATTGCGCGGGCATTAGCGAATAAACCCCGTATTCTATTAATGGATGAACCGTTTGGAGCGCTTGATATTTTGACAAGAGAGACAATGAGAAAAGAGTTGTTATCGATTTGGATGCAGCTTCAGACGACGGTTCTTTTTGTTACACATAGTATTTCAGAAGCTGTCCATTTAGCTGACCGAATTTTAGTAATGAAAGATGGGGAGATTAAGGCGAATATTGAAGTCCCATTAAGCCGGCCAAGAGATGAGGAAAGCACCGAGTTTTTAAGGATTGCCAAAGATATGCAAGCCTTGTTGTCGGCAGATAATCAGAAATTGAAGGCATTAGGAGGATGA
- a CDS encoding ABC transporter permease: protein MSAMGSPNMQSAAMNHKGSAKKKHWLDQDSLFRGMTVIGFFLLWQVVGMLNVQMEWMNPAFLPTPVNVLEAVLHLHNQGVLFTHIWSSTWRLLLGFALGVVLAVMLAFMIVKFKLVQNIVEPFLNMVGPIPPFALLPIFIIWMGVGELPKLTLITYATAIPMIAYTVDGIRNVNPLLIRSALSLGANQWQVFKKVILPASLPPIFVGMRVTLAISFSAMVVAEMIGSYSGLGYLIIDSRNFFQMDNMFLAAALIGVLYSIFAFILGQMEKRLFKWKQGTQINDAVTKTR, encoded by the coding sequence ATGTCAGCAATGGGAAGTCCGAATATGCAGTCAGCGGCAATGAATCATAAAGGCAGCGCAAAAAAAAAGCACTGGCTCGATCAAGATAGTTTGTTTCGTGGTATGACGGTTATTGGTTTCTTTCTATTATGGCAAGTTGTAGGGATGTTAAATGTCCAAATGGAGTGGATGAATCCGGCATTTTTGCCAACGCCAGTGAATGTTCTTGAGGCAGTCTTACATCTCCACAACCAAGGTGTGTTATTCACTCATATCTGGTCCAGCACGTGGCGGTTGCTATTAGGTTTTGCACTTGGGGTTGTACTTGCGGTTATGCTCGCTTTTATGATTGTAAAATTTAAGCTTGTACAAAATATAGTCGAGCCATTCCTAAATATGGTTGGCCCAATCCCTCCATTTGCGCTGTTACCGATTTTTATTATTTGGATGGGAGTTGGAGAACTGCCAAAATTGACGTTAATTACATATGCAACCGCTATTCCAATGATTGCTTATACTGTTGACGGCATCCGCAATGTCAATCCGCTTTTGATTCGTTCGGCGCTATCGCTTGGTGCGAACCAATGGCAAGTGTTTAAAAAAGTCATTTTGCCTGCCTCGCTACCGCCAATATTCGTAGGCATGCGTGTCACGTTGGCCATTTCTTTTTCAGCGATGGTCGTAGCTGAAATGATTGGTTCGTATTCAGGGTTAGGCTATTTGATTATTGATTCGAGAAACTTTTTTCAAATGGATAATATGTTTTTGGCGGCAGCTTTAATTGGTGTGCTTTATTCGATCTTTGCTTTCATTCTCGGGCAAATGGAAAAGCGGCTGTTTAAGTGGAAGCAAGGCACACAAATCAATGATGCAGTAACGAAAACGAGATAA
- a CDS encoding ABC transporter substrate-binding protein — protein sequence MLKKAKRVSNGAGIALVTAALLSACGNGNEPAGVGTNESSDLETTDITLYGVVDTQVSAQQIVADKMGFFEDEGLNVTNQIVQSGPDIGPLIASGDAQASFETTITNITLKASNVDNVIVAPMANISGTQAVIAHPDFEVGSAKDLEGATIGMVQGAGVTIALQNMADELGVDLDTVNFINMSPTDQIAALDNGNIDLMAAWEPWITTGVEQGATFLVSGNVSELPGAEGEVDWMQYYSTFQVTEEFLEENPNTVKALLRALLRATEYINEDREGALDIMDEAIQHLPREQIAEIMERNEYSMDVTEDLKEGSDVIGEHLLNMDSINQQPEFEQYTNFSLLEEVLAE from the coding sequence ATGTTGAAAAAGGCAAAACGGGTATCCAATGGCGCAGGCATAGCGCTCGTAACGGCAGCGCTATTAAGTGCTTGTGGGAATGGGAATGAACCAGCTGGTGTGGGCACAAATGAATCAAGTGACTTAGAAACAACAGATATAACGTTGTACGGCGTTGTCGATACACAAGTCTCCGCACAACAGATTGTTGCAGATAAAATGGGTTTTTTTGAAGATGAAGGATTAAATGTAACAAATCAAATTGTCCAATCCGGCCCAGACATTGGCCCTCTAATTGCTAGCGGGGATGCGCAAGCAAGCTTTGAAACAACCATTACGAATATTACATTAAAGGCTTCCAATGTAGACAATGTTATCGTTGCTCCAATGGCGAATATTTCTGGTACACAGGCGGTGATTGCCCACCCGGATTTTGAAGTGGGTAGTGCAAAAGATTTAGAAGGGGCGACAATAGGGATGGTCCAAGGGGCGGGCGTAACGATCGCCCTGCAAAACATGGCTGATGAACTTGGTGTTGATTTAGATACGGTGAACTTTATTAACATGTCGCCTACGGATCAAATTGCCGCACTGGACAATGGGAACATTGATTTAATGGCAGCTTGGGAACCGTGGATTACAACAGGAGTAGAACAAGGAGCAACGTTTTTAGTTAGCGGAAACGTTTCAGAACTTCCTGGAGCAGAAGGGGAAGTTGATTGGATGCAGTATTATTCGACGTTCCAGGTGACAGAAGAGTTTTTAGAGGAAAACCCGAATACCGTCAAAGCCCTTTTGCGCGCTCTTTTGCGAGCAACAGAATATATCAATGAAGATCGAGAAGGCGCGTTAGACATCATGGATGAAGCAATACAGCATTTGCCACGGGAACAAATTGCCGAGATCATGGAGCGCAACGAGTATTCCATGGATGTAACTGAAGACCTAAAAGAAGGTTCTGACGTGATTGGCGAACATTTATTGAATATGGACAGTATTAACCAACAGCCAGAGTTTGAACAATATACGAACTTTAGCTTGCTTGAAGAAGTATTAGCTGAATAA
- a CDS encoding ABC transporter ATP-binding protein, translated as MDRREKELVAFDRVGKMYNNGTVALHSFNLQIRKGEFVTFLGPSGCGKSTALRMAAGLSEPTDGEVTVFGQSPKQTIKETTNVAFVFQEPTLLPWRKVIDNVVLPLELKGVSKKEARSEAQRVLEMVGLTEHLYSYPRQLSGGMQMRVSIARALAAKPKLLLMDEPFAALDEITRQKLQVELLEIWKKEAATILFVTHNVFEAVFLSTKIAVLSSSPGRLTEVIDVNLPSPRRLEDRTSEVYNDYVEQASKALEEGSNKQKEGA; from the coding sequence TTGGATCGACGAGAAAAAGAACTAGTTGCCTTTGACCGAGTTGGCAAAATGTACAATAACGGTACGGTTGCTTTACATTCGTTTAATCTCCAGATTAGAAAAGGAGAATTTGTCACTTTTTTAGGGCCGTCCGGTTGCGGAAAATCTACAGCATTGCGGATGGCGGCAGGGCTTTCCGAACCAACGGATGGAGAAGTAACGGTGTTTGGCCAGTCGCCAAAACAAACAATCAAAGAGACCACTAACGTCGCTTTTGTTTTCCAAGAGCCAACGTTGCTGCCGTGGCGTAAAGTCATTGACAACGTCGTGTTGCCTCTTGAACTGAAAGGCGTGAGCAAAAAAGAAGCGCGCAGCGAAGCACAGCGCGTGCTAGAGATGGTCGGGCTAACCGAACATCTTTATTCGTATCCGCGGCAATTGTCCGGCGGCATGCAAATGCGTGTATCGATTGCCCGGGCATTGGCAGCAAAACCGAAATTGTTATTGATGGATGAACCATTTGCCGCTCTTGACGAAATCACTAGACAAAAATTGCAAGTCGAGTTGTTGGAAATTTGGAAAAAAGAAGCCGCGACGATTTTGTTCGTCACACACAATGTGTTTGAAGCTGTCTTTTTGTCTACGAAAATAGCTGTGCTTTCAAGCAGCCCAGGACGGCTTACAGAAGTGATTGATGTCAACTTGCCAAGCCCTCGGAGGTTGGAAGACCGGACATCAGAAGTCTATAACGATTATGTGGAACAAGCGAGTAAGGCACTTGAAGAAGGTTCGAACAAACAGAAGGAGGGAGCCTAA
- a CDS encoding ABC transporter permease, whose translation MPTTTIQQAKKPVVSKRSPQRKPQLASNRFTRYFLGPIIAFIVFVSTWQLIPLMLGIPHYILPKPTDVVASAASQWPLLSEAVSVTVVVSAIGFLLSAVIGVGISILLASSKVIERSIYPYAIILQTLPVVAIAPIIVIWFGAGFNAIVVVSFLIGFFPIVSNTLMGLNSVNKQMDELFSLYNASKWQKMWRLRVPAALPFMMAGLKISATLSIVGAIVGEYVAGVGGGKGGIGYAITVAAIQVNTSFIFALAICGAILGISFYLAMSLLAKVVLGSWHESSIKQDL comes from the coding sequence ATGCCAACAACGACGATCCAGCAGGCAAAAAAGCCAGTTGTTTCTAAGCGCTCCCCGCAGCGAAAGCCTCAATTGGCAAGCAATCGTTTTACCCGCTATTTTTTAGGTCCAATTATAGCCTTTATCGTGTTTGTTTCTACCTGGCAGCTGATTCCGCTTATGCTAGGCATCCCTCACTACATTTTGCCAAAGCCGACAGACGTTGTCGCCTCTGCGGCGAGTCAGTGGCCACTATTGTCTGAGGCAGTCAGCGTCACTGTCGTCGTTTCTGCTATTGGTTTTTTGCTTAGTGCTGTGATTGGCGTAGGCATTTCGATCTTGCTGGCAAGCTCAAAAGTGATTGAGCGCAGCATTTACCCATACGCAATTATTTTGCAGACGTTGCCTGTGGTAGCTATTGCCCCCATTATTGTCATTTGGTTTGGAGCTGGTTTTAATGCGATTGTCGTTGTCTCGTTTTTAATTGGTTTCTTTCCAATTGTTTCAAATACCCTCATGGGCCTTAATTCGGTCAATAAGCAAATGGACGAGCTATTTTCTCTTTATAACGCTTCAAAATGGCAGAAAATGTGGAGGCTTCGTGTACCAGCAGCACTGCCGTTTATGATGGCGGGTTTGAAAATCTCCGCTACTTTATCGATTGTCGGCGCCATTGTCGGCGAATACGTCGCTGGCGTCGGGGGAGGGAAAGGGGGAATTGGTTACGCGATAACGGTGGCAGCCATTCAAGTGAACACGTCCTTTATTTTTGCGCTGGCCATTTGCGGCGCTATTCTTGGCATAAGTTTTTATTTGGCAATGAGCCTTTTGGCGAAAGTAGTCCTTGGTTCGTGGCATGAATCTTCCATCAAACAAGACCTTTAA
- a CDS encoding ABC transporter substrate-binding protein, whose product MENRQKRYRLLALSLLGAAVLSGCGSEATGDGPKEVKLVLNWFPKAQMGGFFAAQSQAYYEDNGLDVDIEPGGPEVSAIQMVAAGQAEFGLAHADQILIARNQGIELVALAASLQESPQALMFHEGHGTDSFADINGRTAYIEPGIPYWDYLKSQYDLSDVTELAYNGQHVNFLENEEAVTQAFLTSEPFFLEREGIGTETLLISEAGYNPYNVVLFVTKDYLESNKDTVASFMEAYTAGWNYYKDHDEEVNEVIHEANKNIALEELAYEAETQFEFVFGGDAKENGVGFMTEERWGDLIHQLVEIGQLQETVDPNEIFTTEFLQH is encoded by the coding sequence ATGGAGAATCGACAAAAACGTTACCGGTTGCTGGCTTTGTCGCTTTTAGGGGCAGCGGTTTTGAGCGGCTGTGGCAGTGAGGCGACAGGAGATGGGCCAAAAGAAGTGAAGCTAGTCTTAAACTGGTTTCCAAAAGCGCAAATGGGCGGTTTCTTTGCTGCTCAGTCACAAGCGTATTACGAAGACAACGGCCTTGACGTTGACATTGAACCAGGTGGCCCTGAAGTCTCGGCTATTCAAATGGTGGCGGCAGGCCAAGCCGAGTTTGGCTTAGCCCATGCTGACCAAATTTTAATCGCAAGGAACCAAGGCATTGAGCTAGTAGCGCTAGCGGCGAGCTTGCAGGAAAGCCCGCAAGCACTCATGTTCCATGAAGGGCATGGGACTGACAGCTTTGCCGACATCAACGGTCGGACTGCTTATATTGAGCCGGGCATTCCATATTGGGATTATTTAAAATCACAATATGACTTAAGCGACGTCACCGAACTTGCTTACAATGGCCAACATGTTAATTTTCTTGAAAATGAAGAAGCGGTGACGCAAGCGTTTTTAACGTCAGAACCGTTTTTTCTTGAACGGGAAGGAATTGGCACAGAAACGTTATTGATTTCAGAGGCAGGCTACAATCCATATAATGTCGTTTTATTTGTTACCAAAGACTATTTAGAAAGCAACAAAGACACAGTTGCGAGCTTTATGGAAGCTTATACGGCGGGATGGAACTATTACAAAGACCATGATGAGGAAGTGAACGAAGTCATCCATGAAGCGAATAAAAATATTGCTTTAGAGGAACTTGCGTATGAAGCAGAAACGCAATTCGAGTTTGTCTTTGGGGGCGATGCAAAGGAGAATGGAGTCGGGTTTATGACAGAAGAACGTTGGGGAGATTTGATCCACCAGCTCGTAGAAATCGGTCAATTGCAGGAAACAGTCGATCCAAATGAAATTTTCACGACTGAGTTTTTGCAGCACTAG
- a CDS encoding XdhC family protein: MHDIISRLEKTNQRTMLATIIAVDGSAYRKEGTTMLVEEDGTKTGLLSAGCLEEDISARFASVWAKGPIVERYDMRALNDASWGLDGSGCNGIVDVLLQPVNDTLLSFLRKTGQALARGQTVALIRSENVSQYLCQTESGEMFGVWNGEKPQLAGVEKSGVIYSTSLKKNLYLQVIRPKPRLFVFGAHADAKPLVQFAAKVGFSVHVIDWRPALCTKAHFPDADQRIVGFPNEVIPTLSFKKDDAVLLMTHHFQRDQEIVSYLLDVHLSYFGILGSKARTARLLATTHVPAGIRTPVGLPIRAEGPEEIAVSVVAELIQMVKAEQRTQALI; the protein is encoded by the coding sequence ATGCATGATATCATTAGTCGGCTTGAAAAGACGAACCAACGAACAATGCTTGCAACGATTATCGCTGTCGATGGCTCTGCTTACCGCAAAGAAGGGACAACGATGCTAGTGGAAGAAGACGGCACGAAAACCGGCCTTTTAAGCGCCGGCTGCTTAGAGGAGGACATTAGCGCCCGCTTTGCCTCTGTTTGGGCGAAAGGGCCTATTGTTGAGCGCTATGATATGCGCGCCCTAAACGATGCTTCCTGGGGACTAGACGGCAGTGGCTGCAATGGCATTGTTGATGTGCTACTGCAGCCGGTGAATGATACGTTGCTTTCATTCCTGCGTAAAACAGGGCAGGCTCTAGCGAGAGGGCAAACAGTAGCGCTTATACGCAGCGAGAATGTAAGCCAATATCTTTGCCAGACAGAGTCCGGGGAAATGTTTGGCGTTTGGAATGGGGAAAAACCACAGTTGGCAGGGGTTGAAAAAAGCGGCGTTATCTACAGCACTAGCTTAAAGAAAAACCTATACCTCCAAGTAATACGCCCAAAACCAAGGTTGTTTGTGTTTGGCGCCCATGCTGACGCCAAGCCGCTCGTGCAGTTTGCTGCCAAAGTCGGTTTCAGTGTCCATGTGATCGATTGGCGCCCCGCTCTCTGTACAAAGGCCCATTTTCCTGATGCGGATCAGCGCATAGTCGGCTTCCCTAATGAAGTCATTCCAACGCTTTCTTTTAAAAAAGACGATGCCGTCCTGCTCATGACCCACCACTTTCAACGGGATCAAGAAATTGTATCCTACTTGCTTGATGTCCATCTTTCCTATTTCGGCATCCTTGGTTCAAAAGCACGTACGGCGCGTTTGCTAGCAACCACTCACGTGCCAGCGGGAATCCGCACACCGGTCGGCTTGCCAATCCGTGCGGAAGGGCCTGAAGAAATTGCGGTTAGCGTTGTCGCCGAATTGATCCAAATGGTAAAAGCAGAACAACGGACACAGGCGCTAATATGA